In one window of Agrobacterium larrymoorei DNA:
- a CDS encoding CcdB family protein, translating into MTRFDVHRLKSGALVVDLQSSIIDGLETRVVAPLLRLEEFPRPVARLNPVFDLDGIRYVMVTHMLGAISSRDIQATVSNFAVHNDAIIAATDFLFQGF; encoded by the coding sequence ATGACGCGATTTGATGTGCATCGCCTGAAGTCGGGCGCGCTTGTCGTGGACCTTCAATCGTCCATTATCGATGGATTAGAAACACGCGTCGTAGCGCCACTTTTACGTCTCGAAGAGTTTCCCAGACCCGTCGCACGCCTCAATCCCGTATTTGATCTCGATGGCATACGATATGTCATGGTCACCCATATGCTTGGTGCAATCTCTTCCAGAGACATACAAGCTACCGTTTCGAACTTTGCGGTCCACAACGACGCCATCATCGCAGCAACTGATTTCCTCTTCCAGGGATTCTGA
- a CDS encoding type II toxin-antitoxin system CcdA family antitoxin: MPSTARKAANLSLDGALVEQAKELKINISRAAEEGISHAIKAERERLWRLENAEAIRQSNEYVEKHGLPLAQYRTF, encoded by the coding sequence ATGCCATCGACAGCCAGAAAAGCCGCTAATCTTTCTCTCGATGGTGCTCTTGTCGAGCAGGCCAAAGAGTTGAAAATCAATATTTCCCGTGCAGCCGAAGAAGGCATCAGCCACGCCATCAAGGCGGAGCGTGAGCGCTTATGGCGACTTGAGAATGCTGAGGCTATTCGGCAATCGAACGAATATGTCGAAAAGCATGGTTTGCCACTTGCCCAATATCGCACCTTCTGA
- the lepA gene encoding translation elongation factor 4, translating to MSTNSTRTPLDHIRNFSIVAHIDHGKSTLADRLIQSTGGLAERDMSEQVLDSMDIERERGITIKAQTVRLHYKANDGETYVLNLIDTPGHVDFAYEVSRSLSACEGSLLVVDASQGVEAQTLANVYQAIDNNHELVTVLNKIDLPAAEPDRIKEQIEEVIGIDASQAVLISAKTGLGIPDVLEAIVQQLPAPKSELGEKGPLKALLVDSWYDTYLGVMVLVRVLDGVLSKGQTIRMMGTDAKYQVERVGVLTPKMVAVDSLGPGEIGFITGSIKEVADTRVGDTITEDKRPTANALPGFKPAQPVVFCGLFPVDAADFEDLRAAMGKLRLNDASFSFEMESSAALGFGFRCGFLGLLHLEIIQERLEREFDLDLIATAPSVVYQLTMTDGSERELHNPADMPDVVKIAEIREPWIKATILTPDDYLGGILKLCQDRRGVQTELTYVGKRAMITYELPLNEVVFDFYDRLKSISKGYASFDYHLDGYREGNLVKMSIMVNGEPVDALSMLVHRMAAEKRGRDMCEKLKDLIPRHMFKIPIQAAIGSNVIARETISAMRKDVTAKCYGGDASRKRKLLDKQKEGKKRMRQFGKVDIPQEAFIAALKMKDE from the coding sequence ATGAGCACCAATTCGACCCGCACGCCACTCGACCATATCCGCAACTTCTCCATCGTCGCCCATATCGACCATGGCAAATCGACCCTTGCCGACCGGTTGATCCAGTCGACGGGCGGGCTTGCCGAGCGCGATATGTCGGAACAGGTTCTCGACTCGATGGATATCGAGCGTGAGCGCGGGATCACCATCAAGGCACAGACAGTGCGCCTGCATTACAAGGCGAATGACGGCGAGACCTACGTCCTGAACCTCATCGACACACCCGGCCACGTCGATTTTGCCTATGAAGTCTCGCGTTCGCTGTCGGCCTGCGAGGGCTCGCTGTTGGTGGTCGATGCCTCTCAGGGCGTGGAAGCGCAGACGCTTGCCAACGTCTATCAGGCCATCGACAACAATCACGAACTGGTCACCGTTCTCAACAAGATCGACCTGCCGGCTGCTGAACCGGACCGTATCAAGGAACAGATCGAGGAAGTCATCGGCATCGATGCATCGCAGGCGGTGCTGATTTCGGCCAAGACCGGTCTTGGCATTCCCGATGTGCTGGAAGCAATCGTGCAGCAGCTGCCAGCACCCAAGAGCGAGCTTGGCGAAAAGGGTCCGCTTAAGGCGCTGCTGGTGGATAGCTGGTACGACACCTATCTCGGCGTCATGGTTCTTGTGCGCGTTCTCGATGGCGTACTGAGCAAGGGCCAGACCATCCGCATGATGGGCACGGACGCCAAATATCAGGTGGAACGCGTCGGCGTCTTGACGCCAAAAATGGTGGCTGTCGATAGCCTCGGTCCGGGCGAAATCGGATTCATCACCGGTTCGATCAAGGAAGTGGCCGATACCCGCGTGGGTGATACCATAACCGAAGACAAGCGCCCGACCGCCAATGCGCTGCCGGGCTTCAAGCCTGCGCAGCCGGTGGTGTTCTGCGGTCTCTTCCCCGTCGATGCGGCAGATTTCGAAGATTTGCGCGCGGCCATGGGCAAGCTTCGCCTCAACGATGCGTCCTTCTCCTTCGAAATGGAATCGTCTGCGGCTCTCGGCTTTGGTTTCCGCTGCGGCTTCCTGGGCCTGTTGCACCTGGAAATCATTCAGGAGCGTCTTGAGCGCGAGTTCGATCTGGATCTCATCGCGACCGCGCCTTCGGTGGTTTATCAGCTGACAATGACGGATGGCTCCGAGCGTGAGCTTCACAATCCGGCTGACATGCCGGATGTCGTGAAGATTGCGGAAATCCGCGAACCATGGATCAAGGCAACCATCCTGACGCCGGATGATTATCTCGGCGGTATTTTGAAGCTTTGCCAGGATCGTCGCGGCGTCCAGACAGAACTGACCTATGTCGGCAAGCGCGCCATGATCACCTATGAGCTGCCGCTCAACGAAGTCGTGTTCGATTTCTACGACCGTCTGAAGTCTATCTCGAAAGGCTATGCCTCCTTCGATTACCATCTGGATGGTTATCGCGAAGGCAATCTCGTGAAGATGTCGATCATGGTCAACGGCGAGCCAGTGGATGCTCTCTCCATGCTCGTACATCGGATGGCTGCCGAAAAGCGCGGCCGCGACATGTGCGAAAAGCTGAAAGACCTCATTCCGCGCCACATGTTCAAGATTCCGATCCAGGCTGCAATCGGCTCGAACGTGATTGCCCGTGAAACGATCTCTGCCATGCGCAAGGATGTGACCGCCAAGTGCTATGGCGGCGACGCCAGCCGCAAGCGCAAACTTCTGGACAAGCAGAAGGAAGGCAAGAAGCGCATGCGCCAGTTCGGCAAGGTGGACATTCCTCAGGAAGCGTTCATCGCAGCGCTCAAGATGAAAGATGAGTAA
- a CDS encoding 3-deoxy-manno-octulosonate cytidylyltransferase, giving the protein MNNRFFEKAIVLIPARMASTRLPGKPLADICGKPMIVQVALRAREAGAERIVVAVDNEQVFEAVKNAGFDVTMTRQDHQSGSDRIYEALQKADPNGSAEFIINVQGDLPTIEPETIRASLRPMEDPSVDIATLTVPITDEEEKTDPSIVKIVGSPLSDTRLRALYFTRATAPYGNGPLYHHIGLYTYRRAALEKFVSLKPSVLEKRESLEQLRAVEAGMRIDAEIVNSVPLGVDTQPQLETARKILSSKQN; this is encoded by the coding sequence ATGAATAATCGGTTTTTCGAAAAGGCGATCGTGCTTATTCCTGCACGAATGGCTTCAACCCGCCTTCCAGGCAAGCCGCTGGCCGACATTTGCGGCAAGCCGATGATCGTTCAGGTTGCTCTGCGCGCCCGCGAAGCAGGAGCGGAACGCATTGTCGTTGCCGTCGATAACGAACAGGTTTTCGAGGCCGTGAAGAATGCCGGTTTCGATGTCACCATGACCCGGCAGGATCACCAGTCAGGCTCCGATCGCATCTATGAAGCGCTTCAGAAAGCCGATCCGAACGGTAGCGCCGAATTCATCATCAACGTGCAGGGCGATCTTCCGACCATCGAGCCGGAGACGATCCGCGCGTCGCTTCGCCCGATGGAAGATCCCTCCGTCGATATCGCCACGCTGACCGTGCCGATCACCGATGAGGAAGAAAAGACCGATCCGAGCATCGTGAAAATTGTCGGCAGCCCGCTTTCCGACACGCGTCTGCGCGCGCTTTATTTCACACGCGCCACCGCACCCTATGGCAACGGCCCGCTTTATCATCACATCGGCCTGTACACCTATCGACGTGCCGCACTCGAAAAATTCGTGTCGCTGAAGCCTTCGGTGCTTGAGAAGCGCGAGAGCCTCGAGCAGCTGCGCGCTGTGGAGGCGGGAATGCGGATCGATGCGGAAATCGTGAATTCCGTTCCTCTTGGCGTCGATACCCAGCCACAGCTGGAAACCGCCCGCAAAATTCTCAGCAGCAAACAGAACTGA
- a CDS encoding prephenate dehydratase, whose protein sequence is MTSSNRIAFQGEYGANSDMACRDVFPTMDPLPCPTFEDAFNALENGDADLAMIPIENTLAGRVADIHHLLPESRLHIIGEYFMPIRFQLMVLPGVEKDEIKTVHSHIHALGQCRKIIRSNGWKPVVAGDTAGAAKLVSEKGDRSMAALAPRLASSLYGLDIIAENVEDSDNNVTRFVVLSRDEQWAKRTTPEEVIVTTFVFNVRNIPAALYKAMGGFATNGINMTKLESYQIGGKFVATQFYADIEGHPEDESVRHALEELKFFSEKVRILGVYTGHAMRGKLNNV, encoded by the coding sequence ATGACCAGCAGCAATCGCATTGCCTTTCAGGGCGAATATGGCGCCAATTCCGACATGGCCTGCCGGGATGTGTTTCCCACCATGGACCCGCTGCCATGCCCGACATTCGAGGATGCGTTCAACGCGCTTGAAAATGGTGATGCCGATCTGGCCATGATCCCCATCGAAAACACGCTGGCGGGACGCGTGGCGGATATTCATCATCTTCTGCCCGAATCCCGCCTGCACATCATCGGCGAATATTTCATGCCGATCCGCTTTCAGCTGATGGTGCTTCCGGGCGTTGAAAAGGACGAGATCAAGACCGTCCACAGCCACATCCATGCGCTGGGTCAATGCCGCAAGATCATCCGCTCCAACGGCTGGAAGCCGGTGGTGGCAGGTGACACCGCCGGTGCCGCAAAGCTCGTATCGGAAAAGGGCGACCGCAGCATGGCAGCGCTCGCGCCACGCCTCGCGTCCTCACTTTACGGGCTTGATATAATTGCCGAAAATGTTGAGGATTCAGACAACAACGTCACGCGCTTCGTCGTCCTGTCGCGAGACGAGCAATGGGCGAAGCGCACGACGCCGGAAGAGGTGATCGTCACCACCTTCGTCTTCAACGTCCGCAACATTCCCGCAGCCCTCTACAAAGCCATGGGCGGCTTCGCCACCAACGGCATCAACATGACGAAGCTCGAAAGCTATCAGATCGGCGGCAAGTTCGTTGCAACGCAATTCTACGCAGATATCGAAGGCCACCCTGAAGACGAATCGGTGCGCCACGCGCTGGAAGAGCTGAAGTTCTTCTCGGAGAAGGTGCGGATCCTCGGCGTGTATACGGGGCATGCGATGCGTGGGAAGCTGAACAACGTTTGA